A genome region from Setaria italica strain Yugu1 chromosome III, Setaria_italica_v2.0, whole genome shotgun sequence includes the following:
- the LOC101771320 gene encoding chloride channel protein CLC-a → MEDEQSQRPAGEPAAEPGPAPELECKNEDGVEDLEDPESTAGNGISSLEQPLLKRSPTLTASHLAIVGAKVSHIESLDYEIIENDLFKHDWRSRSNVEVLQYIFLKWAMAFLVGLLTGVIASLINLAIENITGLKMLHMVGLVREGRYWAGFLYFAGVNLALTFVAAVLCVVFAPTAAGPGIPEIKAYLNGVDTPNMFGAPQLIVKIIGSIGAVSSGMDLGKEGPLVHIGACLANLLSQGGEGRWRLRWRWLRYFNNDRDRRDLITCGASSGVCAAFRSPVGGVLFALEEVATWWRSALLWRTFFSTATVVVVLRGFIEVCRDGRCGMFGEGGLILFDVSSVTVRYHLGDLLPVTIVGVLGGVLGALYNHVLHQVLRLYNLINAKGRLAKLALALAVSVITSAGLYVLPFAVPCTPCSAAGAAADFCPTVGKSGNFKKFNCPDGFYNDLASLLHATNTDATRNIFSTGTAGEFRLDSLLIFFAVYCVLGLITFGIAVPSGLFLPIILMGSAYGRILALLLARFVHIDHGLYAVLGAAALMSGSMRMTVSLCVIFLELTNNLLLLPITMFVLLIAKTVGDAFNPSIYEIILDLKGLPFLEPKPETWMKDLTVGELAAAKPRAVTLQVVEKVSTIVAVLRATPHNGFPVLDRPRPGVSELHGLVLRQHLMAVLRKRWFLQEKRRTEEWEARERFSSTELAEKAGSIDDVQLSPEELDMYIDLHPFTNTTPYTVVETMSVAKAVVLFRTCALRHMLIIPKFQGLEISPIMGILTRQDLRAHNILGAFPHLANKRKVH, encoded by the exons ATGGAGGACGAGCAGAGCCAGAGACCCGCCGGGGAGCCGGCGGCCGAGCCCGGTCCTGCGCCGGAGCTGGAATGCAAGAATGAGGACGGTGTGGAGGACCTGGAGGACCCCGAGAGCACCGCCGGCAACGGCATCAGCTCCCTGGAGCAGCCGCTGCTGAAGCGGAGCCCCACCCTGACGGCCAGCCACCTCGCCATCGTCGGCGCCAAGGTCTCCCACATCGAGAGCCTCGACTACGA GATCATCGAGAACGATTTGTTCAAGCACGACTGGCGGAGCCGGTCCAACGTGGAGGTGCTGCAGTACATCTTCCTCAAGTGGGCGATGGCGTTCCTCGTCGGCCTCCTCACCGGCGTCATCGCGTCGCTCATCAACCTCGCCATCGAGAACATCACCGGTCTCAAGATGCTGCACATGGTGGGCCTCGTCCGCGAGGGCCGCTATTGGGCGGGCTTCCTCTACTTCGCCGGCGTCAACCTCGCGCTCACCTTCGTCGCCGCCGTGCTCTGCGTCGTCttcgcccccaccgccgccggccccggcatCCCGGAGATCAAGGCCTACCTCAACGGCGTCGACACGCCCAACATGTTCGGCGCGCCGCAGCTCATCGTCAAG ATCATCGGCAGCATCGGCGCGGTGTCCTCGGGGATGGATCTCGGCAAGGAGGGCCCGCTGGTGCACATCGGCGCGTGCCTGGCGAACCTGCTGAGCCAGGGCGGCGAGGGCCGGTGGCGGCTACGCTGGCGGTGGCTGCGCTACTTCAACAACGACCGGGACCGGCGGGACCTCATCACCTGCGGCGCCTCGTCGGGGGTCTGCGCGGCGTTCCGGTCGCCCGTCGGCGGCGTGCTCTTCGCGCTCGAGGAGGTGGCGACGTGGTGGCGGAGCGCGCTGCTATGGCGCACCTTCTTCAGCAcggccaccgtcgtcgtcgtcctccgggGCTTCATCGAGGTCTGCCGCGACGGCCGCTGCGGCATGTTCGGTGAGGGCGGGCTCATCCTCTTCGACGTCAGCAGCGTCACCGTCCGCTACCACCTCGGCGACCTCCTCCCCGTCACGATCGTCGGCGTCCTTGGCGGCGTCCTCGGCGCGCTCTACAACCACGTCCTCCACCAGGTGCTCCGCCTCTACAACCTCATCAACGCCAAGGGGCGGCTGGCGAAGCtggccctcgccctcgccgtctCCGTGATCACCTCGGCGGGGCTCTACGTGCTCCCCTTCGCCGTGCCCTGTACGCCCTgctctgccgccggcgccgccgccgatttCTGCCCGACGGTGGGCAAGTCCGGCAACTTCAAGAAGTTCAACTGCCCCGACGGGTTCTACAACGACCTGGCGTCGCTCCTCCACGCCACCAACACCGACGCCACCCGCAACATCTTCTCCACGGGCACCGCCGGCGAGTTCCGCCTCGACTCCCTGCTCATCTTCTTCGCCGTCTACTGCGTGCTGGGGCTCATCACCTTCGGCATCGCCGTGCCGTCCGGTCTCTTCCTCCCCATCATCCTCATGGGCTCCGCCTACGGCCGCATCCTGGCGCTCCTGCTCGCGCGCTTCGTGCACATCGACCATGGCCTCTACGCcgtgctcggcgccgccgcgctcatGTCGGGGTCCATGCGGATGACCGTCTCGCTCTGCGTCATCTTCCTCGAGCTCACCAACAACCTCCTACTCCTCCCCATCACCATGTTCGTGCTCCTCATCGCCAAGACCGTCGGCGACGCCTTCAACCCCAGCATCTACGAGATCATCCTCGACCTCAAGGGCCTGCCGTTCCTCGAGCCCAAGCCGGAGACGTGGATGAAGGACCTCaccgtcggcgagctcgccgccgccaagccGCGCGCCGTCACGCTCCAGGTCGTCGAGAAGGTGTCCACCATCGTCGCGGTGCTGCGCGCCACGCCGCACAACGGCTTCCCCGTGCTCGACCGGCCACGGCCGGGGGTGTCGGAGCTGCACGGGCTCGTGCTCCGGCAGCACCTCATGGCCGTGCTCAGGAAGCGGTGGTTCCTGCAGGAGAAGAGGAGGACGGAGGAGTGGGAAGCGAGGGAGAGGTTCTCGTCGACGGAGCTCGCCGAGAAGGCCGGGAGCATCGACGACGTGCAGCTGTCGCCGGAGGAGCTCGACATGTACATTGACCTCCACCCGTTCACCAACACTACGCCGTACACCGTCGTGGAGACCATGTCCGTCGCCAAGGCCGTCGTGCTTTTCCGCACCTGCGCGCTCCGGCACATGCTCATCATCCCAAAGTTCCAAGGCCTAGAG ATATCTCCGATTATGGGGATCCTGACAAGGCAGGATCTGAGGGCGCACAACATCCTTGGTGCCTTCCCTCATCTGGCCAACAAAAGGAAAGTCCACTGA